From the genome of Bacteroidota bacterium:
CCGATGTTGTGTTCCGTTGTGGTCTTCGGGCAGAAGCAAACGGGCATTCACGCGGGATTGGTGCGCGTGCAAGGAACCGTTGCATTGGGATTTGACATCAATAAAGTCACGCCCGAACAGCGTTACTACATTTATGGGGAAGGCGAAGTGCTCATCAGTAATCATATCGGCGTAAACGGCTCGGTTTGGTACAATTTGGGATCAAGTGAAAGGCGATTTTATTCATTTGGCAATCCGGAAGGGGCAGAGGATACCAAGGTGCATTCCGTTCTTGCCGGCCCCGTTTTCCATGTTTTCGCGAATCAGCCATTGGATTTGTATGTGGGGATTCAACCTGGATTTTCCCCGACGACCTCCAAATACAATACCCCTTTGGATGGGGTTGAAACGGAATTGCAAATTTCCCCGACCGCGTCAGCGTTTGGCGGAGTCGCCTACTACGGCTCATTTTTCCATCTTTTTGCACAGGCACGCTACGTGCGAACGCAACACTACAGCCTCCGCAATCAGCAGTCGCTGAGTGATTTGCGTTTGTGCATTGGCTTGGGATTCAACATTAATTGAAGGCGCAACCTGCATGCGGATTGCCGCAGAGGAAGGCAAGGCAAATCAGCGCTTGGCCTGCATAGTAGGTCGTCATGACCCAGTATTTCGCTCCGGGAATGGGTTTTCTGAATTTGTCCAGAGCGAGCAAGGTATCTGAAAGTGTGAAGGTGAATGCACCCGCGATCAGCAAACCTGCATTCGATCCTCCTCTTAAGACCGCCATCGTATCCATCGTCAAAATCACGGAAATATAGACGTAGACCGGCAGCTTCATTTCGCCGAGATGCGGATTGAGCACCACCACCATTCCGATTCCGAATACCAGCAACACGCCGAGCAGCCAAACATAGTCCATGGTCCATTCCGAGCCGTTGGAAAATGTAAAAACATAGATGACGTGCGCGAGCAAGAACGAAACCAATCCGCCGATGAAGAACTTTTCGCCCTCAAAACTCAGGCTGATGTCACCCATGGCGGAGAGCACAAAGCCCGCACAGAGCAATTTTCCATGGATTCCCGGAATCAACAACAGCGCCGCCACCGCCAAAGTCAGTGCTGGAACGGCCTTGATGGCAAATGCTCCCGGAAACGGCAATTTGTGGATGAGTGCGAGATAAGCCACCGCGCCAACGGAAAAGAGAATCGTGAGAATCAGAGGAAGGTGCTCCATACAACTTGGGAATTTGAACGAAGATAAAAAGAAAGGGACACCATTCGAAGTAAAGCCTTCTACATTAGCCTTCCAACTGTGAAAAGACGTCGTTGCTGATCAGAATCCCTGTATAGTACCATTCTTCCTCGTACTGCAAAACACTGTAAGCGATATCGACCGGCTTGTCTTGCCAGCGCATTTCCATCACGACAGCACGCATTGTGAGCAGAGATTCTGGATTTTCATCGTTTTGGAGAATGCCGCCGTATTGAAGTTTGGCAAGTTTTACGCGATGCTTTTTGGCACTTTTGAGAATGTCATCCAACTCCTCCTGCATCTTCTGTTTCATCTTTGCCAGAACCGAGGCAGGTGTGGCGGTGGATGGAGCACCTTCGGATTCCTTTTTGCTCTCCTCAAGCATTTTTCCCACCGCCGCCTCGGTCGGCATCATCGATTCCATCCTTGCGAAGTCTTTGTTTTGGATGGCTTCAAAAATTTCACGGCCGATGCTTTCGGGGGTACGTTCCACCTTCGTTTCCTTTTTGGAAAGTGGGGGTGAAATCAGGAAGGCGAAGCAACAAAGCAGTGAAATCAGGAATTGCGCCATTTTTAAATACTTTTATCCAGAAAAAACATTGCAAGAAACGGCGCGAACAATGCCCCGCAACCGATCCAGTATCCTAATCCCGTGTTGATGAAAAAGTTACCGACGATGCCTGCCTGCGGTCCGAAAAAATTGACGAGAAAGAATGCCGCAATGTTGAAAAGGAGCAAGTAGGTGAATGGACCTCCGGCATACTTTCCACGAATGGCCATCGTAAGTCCAAAAACGGGGAAAAACAGGAACGCGGAGAGTAGAATGCAATTTGTGAGGGTGGCCATACCCGTGGTGCCGACAAATAGTGCCTTGATATTCCCTGCAACACCTGCGCTGCCCGGCTCCTTGACCAAATTCACCAAATCGATGATGCTGAATTTGCCAATGAAGGGCAAAAAGATTGCGACAATTGCCGCCAAACCACATAAGCGTACGATGACTTTGAATGCAGGTCCGGAATCTCCGGTGTTGTCAGCGCCTAACTTTGAACTAGCCATAGGGAGTTTTTGAACGTTGAATTTGAAAAGTAGAATGAATCAATCCTTAAAAATAGGCAAAATGCTTATGAATTGACGACTTCGTCTGCTGCACGGTAACCGGTTTCAATTGCGCCGTGAACCGTCGCAAAATGCCCCTCGGTATGCGTGGCTTCGCCAGCAAAGAACAGTTTTCCATCGACGGATGAAGCCAGAGATTTGCGGGCGTTGCCGCTGCCCACCGTCGGAAAGGAATAAGTGCCTTGGCAATAGGGGTTTGCATACCAATCCTCGACATGGCTCGACACCAAGGTGCTGCTAGCAACGGCGTTTCCGTAAACTTGGTCGAGTTCGGCGCAAATCGCTGGAACAAGGCCGGCGCCCATACCGCTGAGGGTGAGCGCATTGTCGCCATGGACGAATGCCGTGAGCAAATTGTCATTGGCACTTCGTCCGCCACCACCGGTAGCCCAAAATTCTGGAACCAAGCCGCCGCCATAGATCGACCCGGTTCCGGCAGGCCAAAATCCTTGATTGAATTTGAGAATCACCTTCATCCCGGGTCCCATTCCAAGTCGATCGATGGCTTGAAGTTTGTTGAATGGGAGCTCCGGCAAAAATTCGATGAGACCTGCCTTCAAGACACCCAGAGGTACCGTTACGATCACCTTGTCGCTTTGGTATTCAATCCCGTTGCTGTCGGTGCAAACCACCTGTGAACCTGAGGAATCGATGCGAAATATGTGGGTGTTGAGTTGGACGTTTGACAAAATGTCGGCGAATTTTTCATCGAGAATGGACTTGAAGGAACGGTTTTTGACGAGGTCGTTTTGGTTGCCTGCCGACCAGGCATTGTCTGCTATTTTTACCTCTTTGGCACTCAGATGGTTGTTGGAGGTGCCGTATTCGTTGCCGAGGAGGGCATTTGCCAAGGGTAGAAGGTTGGTGGCAATTCCCTCTTGCGCTAAATAGTCAGTAAATGGGATATCACCGCCCGTATAATTTCCCATCTCCTCCACAAGACGTATCAGCTTGTCAAATTCAGCGTCTCCAACAAGGTCATCCCAAGGCCTTGCAACGCCGTCAATGATCACATAGTCGTTTTGGTCATTGTCTTTGATGAATTCAGCATTGGTATCTTTGACAATGTCATACCAAACGCTGCGGTGGCCATGGATTTCTTCAGCTCCCAACTCGATGGGGAAATCCGCGAATCCGATCAGTTCCTTGATGCGTCCACCGATGCGGTCAGTCGCCTCTAAAATTTTCACCGTTGCGCCAGCCTGTTTCAACAGCCATCCCGCATACAAACCAGCGGCACCGGCGCCGATGATGGTCACAGTTCCGCTGTATTCGTTGAGCGGGCCATCCTTTTTGCAACCGCTCAGACTTGGGCCTAGCATCGGTACCAATCCGCCGAGAGCCAAGAGTCTCAAGAAGTGTTTCCTGTCCATTGAAAGATCCTTGCCAAATTGATTCAGGGTGAATTTACAGGAAATGCGCGTCAAAAACCTAACGCGGATTCGTTTTGGCCCAAACCAGCGGCACCATTGAAATGCTAACTATTCCGCATATTTTTGCCAGCACCTCAAAATTCATGCGTCACAAGGAGCATCAAAATACAAGTGAGAATGCCGATTTTGGCCATCCGTTGTGGACGGTAGGCTATTGGATTGGGCAACCACAAGAGCTTCCGCTTGAGGTGAGGGGACGGTACAGCGAGATGAAATACGGATCGGTCGAAGCCCAAGCTTGGTGGGTTGAGATGCTTTCTGCGCAGATTTTGTCGGATGCGCGATTGACTGCATTGCGCGAGCGGTTTGGTCGGATTTATCTGGCCTCTTCGGCCTACGGAGCTGTGCCGACAGCGGCGGCAAATCTCACTGGCGCGCTTGCCGCCAAGCTTTCCGAGGCGGGATGGTCGGTGGAATTGTTCAAAATCGAGCGCCAAGGAGGTTTTGAACGCACCAACTACGGTACTTTGGGTGCGTCGGCACGCCGGCGGGTCATGCGCGCAAGGAGACTTGGGCTCAGCAAGGAAATCACCGAAACACTGACCGGAAAATTTGTTTTGGTCATCGATGATATCCGTTGCACCGGGGCCCACGAAAGAGAAATTATAGCGCTATTTGCCAATGAAACCAAGCTTGGTGCGCTTGCCTTTGCCTATTGTATCGGATTTGAAGGCAATACGCAATCCAACGGAGAAGAGGACTTGAACCATGCCAAAGTCACGCAGCCAACCGACTTGCTGCCTTGGTTTGCCGATGCTGCCACGCATCCACGCATCAATGCACGGATGCTTAAATTCATTTTGCTCCAAAATCAGCAGCAACTCAACGACTTTTTGAGCCATGCCGGGGTGGCGGCTGCAACACAACTTTATGCGGCAGCTTTAAGTGCCGATGGGTATTTTGACAAACCACGTTTCAAGTTGGGATTCTCAGTTTTGGAAGAATGGCTGATCGGTGCCGGAGCGATTGCTGAAAGACGGTCATTTCAAACGCGTAATCTGTTGGAAGGCAAGGTTGTCGTGTGGAATGTCGCAACTTCTGAACGCGCGGGCTTTTTTTGTGCGGAATCGATGAGGGACCTTTCAACGGAGGTTTCACTTTACAGCCGATTCAAATTTGGTGACGTTGATGCGATCCGAAAGCTGTCGCGGATCCTTGCCGATCGCTTCGTAAGTGCCTTAGAAGCAGGGGGAAGCCTGCGGGATACCTTTGAGCGGGCAAGTCATGAAGGAGAGTTTGTGAGTCTCACCGCACCCGGTATCCGCAATGTGGTATCAGCGAGCAATGCCTTGATGCGTGAGGTCGGTATGCTTGTGAACGTTTGGTTGACAACGCATGCGCTCCCAACCATGATCATTCGCAGTCTTCCGAGACTCAGTTCGGGGCGTGCCAACTACGCCGAACTCAATGCAACAGAACGCCAATCACGCGAGAAAACAACGCAAACCCTTGTTCCAGAACGTGAATATCAGCTGTTTCCAAGCCATGTCATCTTTATCGATGACATCGAAGTCACTGGGCAAACAGCCAATAGAGCAAGGGAGGCAAGTCTTGGAGCTGGTGCGTTGAGTTTCCACAGCGCATTCCTTTTCCGCGTCGATCCCGATCTTGCAAAGCAGCAAGCGGGGGTTGAGCATCAAATGAATCACTTTTTCGTCAGTAGGAAACTGGATGCCAATATCGGGTTTCTGGTAAAAAATATTGATTATCAGCCAGTTCAGCGAATGCTCCGACTGTTGCTTCATCCCGAAAACCGAGATGATCTTTTGAGTTTCCTTGATGAATATGTCTCGGACGAAGTTCTGATCAGAGTTTATCTTGCCTCGATGGCCAACGATTATATGTGGATTCACGCCCCAGATCGTGGAGTAACGGGGGAATATGGCCCTTCATTGGTGTTGATGCGCACATATATGGCCGACCGTGGTTTGCTGGATGAGCGTGGTTGGCCGAAATGAGCCTTAGAGCGTCACTGGTTTTTCGACATAGCTCTTCCAACGCTCAAGTCCTACCTCGTAATCCTTGCCTATTGCGCCTTCCATGCTGATAAACAGGAACATGATGT
Proteins encoded in this window:
- a CDS encoding lysoplasmalogenase codes for the protein MEHLPLILTILFSVGAVAYLALIHKLPFPGAFAIKAVPALTLAVAALLLIPGIHGKLLCAGFVLSAMGDISLSFEGEKFFIGGLVSFLLAHVIYVFTFSNGSEWTMDYVWLLGVLLVFGIGMVVVLNPHLGEMKLPVYVYISVILTMDTMAVLRGGSNAGLLIAGAFTFTLSDTLLALDKFRKPIPGAKYWVMTTYYAGQALICLAFLCGNPHAGCAFN
- a CDS encoding FAD-dependent oxidoreductase, encoding MDRKHFLRLLALGGLVPMLGPSLSGCKKDGPLNEYSGTVTIIGAGAAGLYAGWLLKQAGATVKILEATDRIGGRIKELIGFADFPIELGAEEIHGHRSVWYDIVKDTNAEFIKDNDQNDYVIIDGVARPWDDLVGDAEFDKLIRLVEEMGNYTGGDIPFTDYLAQEGIATNLLPLANALLGNEYGTSNNHLSAKEVKIADNAWSAGNQNDLVKNRSFKSILDEKFADILSNVQLNTHIFRIDSSGSQVVCTDSNGIEYQSDKVIVTVPLGVLKAGLIEFLPELPFNKLQAIDRLGMGPGMKVILKFNQGFWPAGTGSIYGGGLVPEFWATGGGGRSANDNLLTAFVHGDNALTLSGMGAGLVPAICAELDQVYGNAVASSTLVSSHVEDWYANPYCQGTYSFPTVGSGNARKSLASSVDGKLFFAGEATHTEGHFATVHGAIETGYRAADEVVNS